Genomic segment of Sulfurovum sp. UBA12169:
ACAAGAAGAACATTTTCTATCATCTTTGTCAAAAGTTCGCCTGAACGACCGACAAAAGGCTTTCCTGTACTGTCCTCCGATGCACCCGGAGCCTCTCCGACAAACATAATTTCAGCCGAAGGATTTCCTTCTCCAAACACTACTTTTTGGCGAGTTTTGCTTAGATCGCAAAGATGGCATTGATTTGCCTGCTTTTGCAAGAGATCAAGTGTGCCCGGAAGAGATAAATCCAAATCATCCTCTTTAAAAAGGGTGATATCCGTGTACTGATAACCCAACTGTTTGAGTTGGTACAACTGTTTAAGTAAAAGTGCATTTTTAAGATTTTTCATAAAGAAATTATAGCAGATAAATGTTTGAGCTGCTCATTTGCGTCTTTAAAGCATTTATTTTCTTTCGTGCGGCAAAAAATTGTTGATTAACGATGTTTGTTTTGCAGACTTGAAGATATTGAATTGATAATTTATTTATAGCATTTCTATTTAAAAATCATATCTTATAATTAAAATTATAAATTTAATACTATACAAAAGGGCATCGATGGCACATATACAACTACCCGAATTTAAAGCAATGTCACCCGCGATCCAAGAGAAGGCACGGCCGATTTTGGAAAAAACAGGACAGCTTGGAGAGATATTTAAACTGATGGCAGTAGATGAAAAAGTTTATTTTGCAACGGATGGGATGGTGCAGGGGTATTTACTCAACGAAACAACGCTTCCGTATGTTATCAAAGAAGCGATAGCGCTTTTGATCTCCAAAGAGAACGGATGCAGCATGTGTGTGGATGTACACAAAAGCATCGCAGCGATGCTGGGGATAAGCGAGGAGCAGATCGAAGAGATACTGCAGGGAGTAGATGCGATGCATGTAGAGGGCAAAGACAAGGCATTGTTGAACTTCTGCATTAAAGCATCGCGCAAAGACAATTATAAAATCCTCAAAGAAGAGATAGATGCGCTCAAAGCGATGGGGTGGAGTGATATGCAAATTGTCGAAGCCGTAGCGATCACAGGGTACTTTAACTATATCAATACGCTTTCAAATGTATTCGGGCTTGGAAAGTAGGGATGCAAAATGGCAACAACACCCTTCTTTGTTTTCTTTCATTCTTTTTCAAGGATGAGAGGAGCGGGGAAAACATTGTGCGATTTCAATGGTTATTTAAAATAGTAAAATATAAGTAAGTTAAAAATAAGTGAAATACACACAATAGGGCACAAAGCCCTATCGCAGAGAAAATGGCGAAGAATTATCCTTCTACCGTGATCTCCACAGGCGTACCTTCCCAGATACCGTGTTTTGTACAGTAACCGTGTGCTATAAGATTAAGTTTTTTACCGGTTGGGATGATAGTAAATGTAGTGGTGTTATGTGCTTTTGTGTTTCCTAGAGTTCCGGGTACATAAGTAGCCCTAGCAAGCAGCGTATCACCGTTAAAAAGGGTTACGGATTCAATATAGTGATCAAAATCATCCGGATGCGTATATTCGTTGCCCATTTTTACTGTCACTTCAAATGGCTCACCGGCTTTTGCCGTATCGGCACAGTGAATAAACGGAGAATGTCTGTCAATAAGATCTTTTTTTGCTTCTCTCTCTACGGTATCAATATCTACGTATTTATTAATTTTTGGCATTTATTTTCCTTTATATGTGGTTTAATAAAATTATACCATAAAAAAAAGTTAAATAGGATAATTTTTATCTTATTTACTCATTTTCATCTTTTATGTTGTTTTGTGCCCATTTTTTAATCCTGTTTCTTTCTTGTTGGGTGAGCTTTGCCTCGTCGTGAAAGCTTAAATACATAGGCATTGGCATGCTGTAGCTAATGGTTTCAGCGATACCTTTGTATATCTTCTGCTTTTTCTCTTCATCATAGCTATTCCATTCTTGGAAATTGAACCAATTTCGGCCTTTTTTGATGTGGCTTCGCACACTCCATGAAAAAGGTGCCACATTTGCGTACCATGGCATTTTTGTTTGATAGGAGTGGCAATCATAGCAAGAGACTTTTAGCATCTTTATGATCTCTTTTGGAGCATCTATTTCCCTTTTGGGATCAATGGCGGAAGGAGTTGATATCTCTATTTGAACGGTTTGCAATAAAAGCAAAAATGCAATCCCCCACAAAGCGATTGTTTTTGCCATCTATTGTCTTTCCTTTTTTGCTTATTTTGTGTTGAAAAGGGTATCGGTACTGCGCCCATGTGCCAGATGGGCAGATAACTGAAAATTATGCGGTATAGATATGGTCTGCTTTGCTAACGTGATGCTTAAGTCCAATCTCTTTTTCCGTGCAGCCAAGTGCAAGTGCGACCATTTGAGGCATATGCAAAATAGGAAGGTCAATATCACGGCCGAGTTGTTTTCCGGCACTTTCTTGCTTGATATCCATATTGAGATGGCAAAGCGGGCAGGGAGTAACGATCATGTCTGCATTGTTGTCGATGGCATCTAGCAGCGCATTTCCTGTGAGCGCATTGCTTGTCTGAGGCGCTTGAAGATCTACATGGAAACCGCAACATTTATTTTTGCTCGCATAGTCAACCGGATGTCCTTCAAGCGCAGCGATAAGTTCATCAAGCGAAGTAGGGTTGTAAGGATTTTCTCCGCCGTTGCTTTCGTTTTGAAGTTCTGATGGCCTAATATTGTGACATCCGTAAAAAGGAGCGATATTAAAACGGCTAAGCGGCGTGGTGACTTTGCTTTTGATATTCTCAAGACCATAGTCGTCGATCAGCGCATAAAGAAAATGTTTGATCTGGGAGGTGCCTTTGTATTCAAGTCCCACTTCAGCAAGTTTTTCGTTGACTCTCGCTTTATACTCAGGATTATTGTCCAGCTTATGCTTTGTCATGGCAGAGTTGATTTGGCATGTGTTGCAAATTGTGATCATTGTCAGTCCCAGTTTTTCCGCGTAGCAGATATTTCTGGCATTCAATACATGCGAAAGAAATTCGTCAAAATCCTGCAGATGACTTGCACCGCAGCAACTCGCTTCTTCAAGTATGGTAATTTTGATCCCCAATTTTTCAGCCACTGCGAGTGTAGACGACAGCAGTTCAGGCGTTGACTCTTTTGCGGTACATCCTGTGTAAAGTGCGTAATGTAGTGTGCTCATCCTCTCTCTCCTTATAGCTTATTTGTTTGTGAAATTTCAATGAGTTTTTTGATTTCATCAAGATTTTTAGATTTTGGCATATTGTCAACAAACGGCATCTGGTCGGTGAGATGAATTTTCCCCGCTTTCATCATCTTCATCGCATCCTTAACATGCTTAAAGACACCGATAGGTCCTTCCGAGTATTTCACGATATCTGCCTCATCAAGCAACCCGTGTTTTTTGATGCTTCTTACAAACCCTTCTGCGTGGCGTGTAGCAACATTGCTTTGAGCAACACCCTGTTCAAACTGCATATTGTGAAGCTTCATAATTTTCTCGATCGGATTGACATCTTTAGGGCATGCTTCGGCACATTCGTAACATTTGACACAGTCCCAAACCCCTTGACCCATCTGAGCAGTCATCTCAAGTCTCTCTTGGCCGCAATTGTCTCTAGGGTCGATAGAAAATCTATAGGCAGCGGCAAAAGCAGCCGGTCCGAAGAAATCACTGTTTACCTCAAGTACCGGGCAAGCGTAGTGGCAGTTACCGCACTGAATACAATAATCCGCGTCAAGGAAATTTTCAACCTGCTCTTTGGTCATATGCGTTTCATGTGCAGGCTGAGGCTCTACATTTCCATTGACATAAGGTTTAATCGCATGATGTTTATCCCAAAAATCTTTTTTATCAATAATCATATCTTTGACAGCACGTTTTTTGCTTTGCGGATCAAAAATCAATTCTTCCCCAAACAGCTTGATCATGTCATGTGCATTTTCTTTGCAGGAGAGCACCGGTTTGCCGTTTACTTTAATCGAACAAGATCCGCAGATCCCGTGACGGCACGATCTTCTGTAGGAAAAACTTCCGTCATGCTCCCATTTGATGCGATTAAGCAGATCAAGCACCAATTCATCTTTTCCTACTTCCATCTCGTAAGTTTTATAGTAAGGCAGATAATCAGTCTCAGCATTAAATCTAAATGCTTTTATGGTTATTTTTTTTGTTTCATTCATTGCTATCTCCTTAATATGTTCTTTCTTTAACTTCAAACTTACCTAAAACCACATCCGCATATTCTTGTGTAATATTGAAATTTTTATCCATATAAGCATAGGTATGCTTTAAGAACTTTTCATCATCTCTTGTCGGAAAATCCTCACGAAAGTGCCCCCCGCGGCTCTCTTCACGAGCCAAGGCGCCTTCAACAATGAAAAGACTGTATTCAAGCATGTGTCCAAGTTCGATCGCTTCTTGAATCTCGGTATTGAAAACGGAGGATTTATCATCCACGCGGATATGTTTATATCGCGCGAGAAGCTCTTTGATCTTCTCTTTTTGTCGAGTGAGAGACTCAGCTGTTCTGAATACGCCCGCATCTTTTGTCATGCTCTCCTGAAGCTCTTCTCGAAGCTTGGCTACCTTTTCATTTCCGTTATTTGTTTTTACCCACTGATACTCTGCCAGCATACCGGCTGCATCTTCGCTTGTTGCCGGCCTGAGTGTAAGTGTGCTTAAGTCTTTAAGCATGTTCTGACCCGCATGTCTTCCAAAAAGAAGTGCTTCAAGGACTGAGTTGGCGCCCAATCTGTTTGCGCCGTGTACTGAAACACAAGAACACTCACCGGCAGCATAGAAACCTTCGACAAGCTCTTGAGGGTTTTTACGTACATGACAGTTGATATCTACAGGAATCCCTCCCATAGAGTAGTGTGCCGTTGCTGCAATATGGATAGGCTCTTTAAGCATATCCTGCCCCAGGAAAGTAATTGCCAGCTCTCTAAGTTCGGGAAGTCTTGTAAGAATAATCTGAGGATCAAGATGCGTAAGAT
This window contains:
- a CDS encoding uracil-DNA glycosylase: MKNLKNALLLKQLYQLKQLGYQYTDITLFKEDDLDLSLPGTLDLLQKQANQCHLCDLSKTRQKVVFGEGNPSAEIMFVGEAPGASEDSTGKPFVGRSGELLTKMIENVLLVSRNDVYITNIVKCRPPGNREPAPSEAYTCKPYLLKQIELIKPKLIIALGGTAYFYLTGDETPIGKVRGTIFKKERYIVIPTYHPSYLLRNPSAKKEAFEDLLKVKSLMA
- a CDS encoding alkylhydroperoxidase yields the protein MAHIQLPEFKAMSPAIQEKARPILEKTGQLGEIFKLMAVDEKVYFATDGMVQGYLLNETTLPYVIKEAIALLISKENGCSMCVDVHKSIAAMLGISEEQIEEILQGVDAMHVEGKDKALLNFCIKASRKDNYKILKEEIDALKAMGWSDMQIVEAVAITGYFNYINTLSNVFGLGK
- a CDS encoding dethiobiotin synthase, with the translated sequence MPKINKYVDIDTVEREAKKDLIDRHSPFIHCADTAKAGEPFEVTVKMGNEYTHPDDFDHYIESVTLFNGDTLLARATYVPGTLGNTKAHNTTTFTIIPTGKKLNLIAHGYCTKHGIWEGTPVEITVEG
- a CDS encoding cytochrome C, whose amino-acid sequence is MAKTIALWGIAFLLLLQTVQIEISTPSAIDPKREIDAPKEIIKMLKVSCYDCHSYQTKMPWYANVAPFSWSVRSHIKKGRNWFNFQEWNSYDEEKKQKIYKGIAETISYSMPMPMYLSFHDEAKLTQQERNRIKKWAQNNIKDENE
- a CDS encoding heterodisulfide reductase subunit B, whose protein sequence is MSTLHYALYTGCTAKESTPELLSSTLAVAEKLGIKITILEEASCCGASHLQDFDEFLSHVLNARNICYAEKLGLTMITICNTCQINSAMTKHKLDNNPEYKARVNEKLAEVGLEYKGTSQIKHFLYALIDDYGLENIKSKVTTPLSRFNIAPFYGCHNIRPSELQNESNGGENPYNPTSLDELIAALEGHPVDYASKNKCCGFHVDLQAPQTSNALTGNALLDAIDNNADMIVTPCPLCHLNMDIKQESAGKQLGRDIDLPILHMPQMVALALGCTEKEIGLKHHVSKADHIYTA
- a CDS encoding succinate dehydrogenase — its product is MNETKKITIKAFRFNAETDYLPYYKTYEMEVGKDELVLDLLNRIKWEHDGSFSYRRSCRHGICGSCSIKVNGKPVLSCKENAHDMIKLFGEELIFDPQSKKRAVKDMIIDKKDFWDKHHAIKPYVNGNVEPQPAHETHMTKEQVENFLDADYCIQCGNCHYACPVLEVNSDFFGPAAFAAAYRFSIDPRDNCGQERLEMTAQMGQGVWDCVKCYECAEACPKDVNPIEKIMKLHNMQFEQGVAQSNVATRHAEGFVRSIKKHGLLDEADIVKYSEGPIGVFKHVKDAMKMMKAGKIHLTDQMPFVDNMPKSKNLDEIKKLIEISQTNKL